CAAGTCTGACTATTGCCGCGCTTTTGTTCACTGCCGCACAGGCAGCTTAGAAACGTCTCTACCCATTTTTCATATCCCATTACGTGTTCACTGCCGCACAGGCAGCTTAGAAATATTTATTTGGGTATTCAGACAGCCCAGCCGCGTTCACTGCCGCACAGGTAGCTTAGAAAGATTTTTGTACTGGTAAGGTACAGGTAGTAATCGGTGGCGAGGTGTATCAGTATTCAATCGGCACTGACAAGCTTAACTTCCATGACGAGTTTTTGCGCTAACTTACTGCTGGAATTGGCAGCTAATAAAAGTGATGACGAACGGCTATCATCAATGTTTCAAACAGTCCACCAATTTTTCCAGCAGTACGCAATACACTTAAAACATAGGCACTGTCGCAATGGAACTTAGACCATAAAGTCCAAAATCACCAGCCACAGCCTGCCCTACCTCTTCTTTGGCAACAAACAAACGGAAATTTCTCCCGCTACTTAGGCTTTGAAGATTAATAAACGGCGCACGCAGTTTCTCTTCTTTGAAACCAGCCAGCTTGTTAAGCGCCTCCGTTTCACTAATCCCTTCACGACGAGCCTTCCGTCTGGCCAGTCGCTCCACGTTAGACTTTGCTTGCAAGCGCTTAAAACGCGCAAACGTCGTGATATTTCCAGGCACTTCACGCACCTTGGTCACGTGCAGATAATCAGTGAGTCGAGCGAGCCATTTTT
The sequence above is drawn from the Undibacterium sp. CCC3.4 genome and encodes:
- the cas6f gene encoding type I-F CRISPR-associated endoribonuclease Cas6/Csy4 codes for the protein MKFYIDITLLPDVEVGLHFLWQRLYQQIHLALVDVQGATGTAPLAVSFPEYDVEMHQLGKKLRLLADDEKYLDKLDIQKWLARLTDYLHVTKVREVPGNITTFARFKRLQAKSNVERLARRKARREGISETEALNKLAGFKEEKLRAPFINLQSLSSGRNFRLFVAKEEVGQAVAGDFGLYGLSSIATVPMF